From Nicotiana tabacum cultivar K326 chromosome 22, ASM71507v2, whole genome shotgun sequence, one genomic window encodes:
- the LOC107807121 gene encoding uncharacterized protein At2g39795, mitochondrial, which translates to MFMAAFLRASRKSLLSFCGIQFSHGQHSSLNCSKFICQFSRTHASEATQKSPFESNILRILRNEIEYQSDYAPPHPPVTQFNTFMVEDRPGEQWITLRRKFGSDEHIKIEATMFDGSITVPKSSDENIGEDVRLHISVLVDIWKGQGNEFLEFVCSAWPNSLEIQKVYILRNDGSPAQPYMVPNVKDLNSGFRDGLNEFLKTRGINDELSSFLHEFMMNKDRTEAIEWLRKIQSFIEN; encoded by the exons ATGTTCATGGCGGCATTTCTTCGAGCATCTCGTAAATCACTTCTTTCGTTCTGCGGGATTCAATTTTCTCACGGCCAACACTCCTCTCTCAATTGTAGCAAATTCATCTGTCAATTTTCCAGGACTCACGCATCAGAGGCAACCCAAAAATCACCATTTGAATCAAACATACTCAGAATCCTTCGCAATGAAATCGAGTATCAGTCGGATTACGCCCCTCCCCACCCG CCTGTGACGCAATTTAATACATTCATGGTTGAAGATCGGCCAGGCGAGCAGTGGATTACCTTGAGGAGAAAATTCGGCAGTGATGAACATATCAAAATCGAGGCAACGATGTTTGATGGATCTATTACTGTTCCAAAATCAAGTGATGAAAATATTGGGGAAGATGTGCGGCTTCACATAAGTGTGCTAGTTGACATATGGAAGGGTCAAGGTAATGAGTTCTTGGAGTTTGTCTGTTCAGCCTGGCCAAATTCCTTGGAAATTCAAAAAGTATACATTCTCAGAAACGATGGTTCTCCAGCTCAGCCTTATATGGTGCCCAATGTTAA GGATTTGAACAGTGGCTTCCGAGATGGCCTAAATGAATTCCTAAAGACAAGAGGCATAAATGATGAACTTTCTTCATTCCTACATGAGTTTATGATGAATAAGGATAGAACTGAAGCAATTGAATGGTTGAGAAAAATCCAGTCTTTTATCGAAAATTAG
- the LOC107807124 gene encoding Golgi SNAP receptor complex member 1-1-like, which translates to MDPPTSWDSLRKQARKLEAQLDEQMHIYRKFVSNKTGNANDNDLEPSIDQLLKQLQQVNSQMQAWVSSGGSEIFSHTLTRHQEILQDLFQEFNRLRSSYRAKKEHASLLEDFREFDRTRLDLEDGSGSHEQALLSERASLHRSTGQMDGVISQAQETIKTLMFQRSTFGGINSKLSNVSSRLPTVNHILSAIKKKKSMDTIILSLVASVCMFLILVYWMTK; encoded by the exons ATGGATCCTCCTACCTCTTGGGATTCCTTGCGAAAGCAG GCAAGGAAGCTTGAAGCTCAGCTGGATGAGCAGATGCATATATATCGTAAGTTCGTTTCAAACAAAACTGGTAATGCTAATGATAACGATCTTGAACCCAGTATAGATCAGCTGCTCAAGCAGCTTCAACAAGTAAATTCACAAATGCAAGCATGGGTTTCATCTGGAGGATCTGAGATCTTTTCTCATACACTGACTCGGCATCAAGAAATTCTTCAAGATCTTTTTCAG GAGTTTAATCGGCTCCGTTCAAGTTACAGAGCTAAGAAAGAGCATGCTTCATTGCTTGAAGATTTTAGGGAGTTCGATCGGACCAGGTTAGATCTGGAAGATGGTAGTGGGTCTCATGAGCAAGCACTCCTTAGTGAACGTGCTTCCCTCCATAGGAGTACTGGACAG ATGGATGGTGTGATTTCTCAAGCTCAAGAAACAATAAAGACACTTATGTTTCAAAGATCAACATTTGGTGGCATTAATTCAAAGTTGAGCAATGTCAGCAGTCGCCTTCCAACG GTTAATCATATTCTTTCTGCAATAAAGAAGAAAAAGTCTATGGATACTATCATTCTTTCATTAGTTGCCTCGGTATGCATGTTTCTCATTTTGGTTTACTGGATGACGaaatga